In a genomic window of Gemmatimonadales bacterium:
- the murB gene encoding UDP-N-acetylmuramate dehydrogenase, with protein MARDGAGDVARVDRISARDPAFAQAVRARLRGEVREAEPLARYSTYRIGGPATVVLPAGPEDVAVALGMAHAAGVPWFAVGLGSNILLPDEGLDALVIRLGKGLDHLRQDGERWVVGAGLPAPLAARRTTSAGFAGLHIFVGVPGTAGGGVYMNAGCHGGDWAAVVERVTVVDETGRDSVLQRAEVPFTYRRSGLDGRIVLEAVVRLKPEAQPVLDEQIAEMFEWRQRGTPFNQPCCGSVFKNPAGPSWAQRDGPRTAGQLVEAAGLKGIRVGGAQVSPMHANYFVNTGNATAADVRALIQQAQREVEHAFGVRLEPEVKLIGSRGEYLNPE; from the coding sequence ATGGCACGCGATGGCGCGGGAGATGTCGCCCGAGTGGACCGGATAAGCGCCCGCGATCCAGCCTTTGCCCAGGCGGTGCGCGCGCGGCTTCGGGGCGAGGTGCGAGAGGCGGAGCCGCTGGCCCGGTACTCGACCTACCGGATCGGTGGGCCGGCTACGGTGGTCCTTCCGGCGGGGCCGGAGGACGTGGCGGTCGCGCTCGGGATGGCGCATGCGGCGGGCGTGCCCTGGTTCGCCGTTGGGCTCGGCTCCAACATCCTGCTGCCGGATGAGGGGCTGGACGCGCTGGTGATCCGGCTGGGGAAGGGGCTCGACCACCTCCGCCAGGACGGGGAGCGCTGGGTGGTGGGCGCCGGGCTTCCGGCGCCGCTCGCCGCCCGGCGCACCACGTCCGCGGGATTCGCGGGACTCCACATCTTCGTGGGTGTGCCCGGCACGGCCGGCGGTGGGGTCTACATGAACGCCGGGTGCCACGGCGGCGACTGGGCCGCGGTGGTGGAGCGGGTCACAGTGGTAGACGAGACCGGCCGGGACAGCGTGCTCCAGCGCGCGGAGGTCCCGTTCACCTACCGGCGAAGCGGGCTCGACGGCCGCATCGTGCTGGAGGCAGTGGTCCGGCTCAAGCCCGAGGCGCAGCCGGTGCTGGACGAGCAGATCGCCGAGATGTTCGAGTGGCGTCAGCGAGGCACCCCGTTCAACCAGCCGTGCTGCGGAAGCGTGTTCAAGAATCCGGCCGGACCGAGCTGGGCGCAGCGTGACGGCCCCCGCACTGCCGGCCAGCTGGTCGAGGCCGCGGGGCTCAAGGGCATTCGGGTCGGAGGGGCGCAGGTCTCGCCGATGCACGCCAACTACTTCGTCAATACCGGCAACGCCACCGCCGCCGACGTGCGTGCGCTGATCCAGCAGGCGCAGCGAGAGGTCGAGCATGCCTTCGGCGTGCGGCTCGAGCCGGAGGTGAAGCTGATCGGGTCCCGAGGTGAGTATCTGAACCCCGAGTAG